One part of the Mycosarcoma maydis chromosome 18, whole genome shotgun sequence genome encodes these proteins:
- the opt5 gene encoding oligopeptide transporter 5, with translation QRIPAQGKRQSAQIDAFSSSLPELRRSPESDDAKYPLDSADYAYEDGYKDDFHMVHLSDIGQGHGLVHPTLESAEVGSRGVRMVELEMEMEEDSPYPEVRASVSNIDDREMPVNTLRMWFISFFLTVLATGANMFFSLRYPAPTFSSTLVLLVAYPIGKLLAAIMPIRVWTLPHWLGGAEFSLNPGIYNIKEHALTSIMASISIITAYGINVVIVQDSEQYYGQPREIGFDILFVLSSQIIGFGLAGMCRRFLVWPASMIWPQNLVSATILNTLHAEEDGADGTMTRFRFFTVFGIGAFVVYWIPGYLFMSLSVFNWVCWIWPTNMPINVVFGTITGLGFSTLTIDWTQISYIGSPLVTPWWAECNIFFGFVIFVWIAAPIMWFKNAWYQSYLPFNSGASWDRYGQPYNISRVIVNGSDLDQVAYENYSPLYLSTTLSLVYTTGFAMLTSVLTHTVLYHGKALKKGFMRIRTEEDDVHAKFMRHYPETPDWWYAAMFLMALVFGVVMVEVYDTGLPIWGLIVSILIPTIYILPAGFVYAMTGQAIGTNLIGELLVGYMLPGKPLPNMIFKAFALQGLLGGLQFVQDLKLGHYMKIPPRLTFLAQLSGVFVACFVQLGVKSWMFVNIEGLCSPDQPNSFTCPNIRVFYTASLVWGAIGPARMFGRDSMYRVMYWAMLFGALIPLPFWMVARRYPRSWIRYVSWPVIFAGVAFIPPASGLNYSSWFAVGFVFQYLVRKYNFVLAAALDSGTIISSIVIFFSLVLPKNGRLQIRWWGNSVAGQNYDAAGYALLPPPPQGFGNLPHY, from the coding sequence CTCAGCGTATCCCGGCGCAAGGAAAGCGTCAGAGcgcgcagatcgacgccTTTTCCTCGTCCCTACCCGAGCTGCGCCGTAGCCCCGAAAGTGACGATGCCAAGTATCCGCTCGATTCGGCCGACTACGCATACGAGGACGGCTACAAGGACGATTTCCACATGGTCCACTTGAGCGACATAGGCCAAGGCCACGGACTCGTTCACCCCACGCTCGAAAGCGCCGAGGTAGGGTCCCGAGGTGTGCGCatggtcgagctcgagatggagatggaggagGACTCGCCGTATCCAGAAGTGCGTGCCTCGGTCTCCAACATCGACGACCGAGAGATGCCGGTCAACACGCTGCGCATGTGGTTCATCTCTTTCTTCCTCACCGTGCTCGCCACAGGCGCCAACATGTTTTTCTCGCTGCGCTACCCAGCGCCCACGTTTTCAAGCACACTGGTGCTTCTGGTCGCCTATCCAATCGGAAAGCTGTTGGCTGCCATCATGCCCATCCGTGTATGGACGCTGCCACACTGGTTGGGCGGGGCCGAGTTCTCACTGAACCCAGGCATCTACAACATTAAAGAGCACGCGCTGACGTCAATCATGGCTagcatctcgatcatcaCCGCGTACGGCATCAACGTGGTCATTGTGCAGGACTCGGAGCAATACTATGGCCAGCCAAGGGAGATTGGCTTTGACATTCTCTTCGTGCTCAGTTCGCAAATCATCGGGTTCGGACTCGCTGGCATGTGCCGACGCTTCCTGGTGTGGCCGGCAAGCATGATCTGGCCGCAGAACTTGGTGTCTGCCACAATCCTCAACACGCTGCATGCCGAGGAGGACGGCGCGGATGGCACCATGACGCGCTTCCGCTTTTTCACCGTGTTTGGCATCGGCGCATTTGTGGTGTACTGGATCCCGGGGTACTTGTTCATGTCTCTCTCGGTGTTCAACTGGGTGTGTTGGATCTGGCCTACCAACATGCCGATCAACGTTGTGTTTGGCACCATCACCGGTCTCGGCTTTTCGACGCTCACCATCGACTGGACGCAGATCAGCTACATTGGCTCGCCGCTCGTCACGCCCTGGTGGGCCGAGTGCAACATCTTTTTCGGCTTTGTCATCTTTGTATGGATCGCGGCGCCGATCATGTGGTTCAAGAACGCATGGTACCAGTCGTACTTGCCTTTCAACAGCGGCGCGTCGTGGGACCGGTATGGACAGCCGTACAACATCAGCCGggtgattgtgaatggcAGCGACCTGGATCAGGTGGCGTACGAGAACTACTCGCCGCTGTATCTGTCGACAACGTTGTCGTTGGTGTACACTACGGGCTTTGCCATGCTGACGTCGGTGCTGACGCACACGGTGCTGTACCACGGCAAGGCGTTGAAAAAGGGGTTTATGCGCATCAGGACCGAGGAGGATGACGTGCACGCCAAGTTTATGCGCCATTATCCCGAGACGCCGGACTGGTGGTATGCAGCCATGTTCCTGATGGCACTCGTGTTTGGCGTGGTGATGGTCGAGGTGTACGACACAGGGTTGCCCATCTGGGGACTGATCGTGTCGATCCTGATCCCGACGATCTACATTTTGCCAGCAGGGTTTGTGTATGCCATGACGGGTCAAGCCATCGGGACGAACCTGATCGGCGAGCTACTGGTGGGGTACATGCTTCCCGGTAAGCCACTGCCTAACATGATCTTCAAGGCATTTGCACTGCAGGGCTTGCTAGGTGGGCTGCAGTTTGTGCAGGATCTCAAACTGGGGCATTACATGAAGATCCCACCTCGGCTGACGTTTTTGGCGCAGCTGTCCGGCGTGTTTGTGGCATGCTTTGTTCAGTTGGGCGTCAAGAGTTGGATGTTTGTCAATATCGAGGGCTTGTGTTCGCCAGATCAGCCCAACTCGTTTACGTGTCCCAACATTCGCGTGTTTTACACGGCGAGTTTGGTGTGGGGTGCAATTGGACCGGCGAGGATGTTTGGGCGCGATTCGATGTACAGGGTGATGTACTGGGCGATGTTGTTTGGAGCGCTGATTCCGCTGCCGTTCTGGATGGTGGCAAGGAGGTATCCGAGGAGTTGGATCAGGTATGTTAGTTGGCCGGTTATCTTTGCTGGCGTGGCCTTCATTCCGCCTGCGTCCGGATTGAATTATTCGAGCTGGTTTGCAGTTGGGTTTGTCTTCCAGTACCTCGTTCGCAAGTACaactttgtgcttgcgGCTGCGTTGGACTCGGgcaccatcatcagcaGTAtcgtcatcttcttctcgctcgtcctccCCAAAAACGGCCGCCTCCAGATCCGCTGGTGGGGCAACTCGGTCGCGGGCCAGAACTACGACGCTGCTGGCTATGCGCTCCT
- a CDS encoding putative ubiquitin-like protein ATG8 encodes MRSAFKNEHSFEKRKAEAERIRQKYPDRIPVICEKADRTDIPTIDKKKYLVPSDLTVGQFVYVIRKRIKLAPEKAIFIFVDEVLPATAALMSAIYEEHKDEDGFLYVSYSGENTFGQL; translated from the coding sequence ATGCGTTCCGCATTCAAGAACGAGCACTCTTttgagaagcgcaaggctGAGGCCGAGAGGATCCGTCAGAAGTACCCGGACCGCATCCCTGTCATCTGCGAAAAGGCTGACCGCACCGACATCCCAACGATCGACAAGAAAAAGTACCTCGTGCCCTCGGATCTCACTGTGGGCCAATTTGTCTATGTGATCCGCAAGCGTATCAAACTGGCTCCCGAGAAGGCCATCTTTATCTTtgtggacgaggtgctTCCGGCTACAGCGGCATTGATGAGCGCCATTTACGAAGAGCacaaggacgaggatggtTTCCTTTATGTCTCGTACTCAGGCGAGAACACTTTCGGACAGCTTTGA